Proteins encoded in a region of the Phenylobacterium glaciei genome:
- a CDS encoding sigma-70 family RNA polymerase sigma factor: MTATTTPADKEFMGELTALIPHMRAFAHSLCRNAVEADDLAQDALLRAWNNRASYQPGTNMKAWTFMILRNQFYSDKRRSWRSTQLDPETAERTLVAVSNPIATLELDEVRRALAMLPDDQREALILIGAGGLSYEEVADICGSAIGTIKSRVSRARDRLALILAEGSYDQDEVLPSSAMSTLMNTLDRLCAPRMAA, translated from the coding sequence ATGACCGCGACCACGACCCCCGCCGACAAGGAATTCATGGGCGAACTGACCGCCCTCATCCCTCACATGCGCGCCTTCGCGCACTCCCTGTGCCGCAACGCCGTGGAAGCCGACGATCTGGCCCAGGACGCCCTGCTGCGGGCCTGGAACAACCGGGCCAGCTACCAGCCGGGCACCAACATGAAGGCCTGGACCTTCATGATCCTGCGCAACCAGTTCTATTCCGACAAGCGCCGCTCGTGGCGCTCGACCCAGCTCGACCCGGAAACCGCCGAGCGGACCCTGGTGGCGGTCTCCAATCCCATCGCCACCCTGGAGCTGGACGAAGTCCGCCGCGCGCTGGCCATGCTGCCGGACGACCAGCGCGAGGCCCTGATCCTGATCGGCGCCGGCGGCCTGTCCTATGAAGAAGTCGCCGACATCTGCGGCAGCGCCATCGGCACCATCAAGAGCCGCGTCAGCCGCGCCCGCGACCGCCTGGCCCTGATCCTGGCCGAAGGCTCCTACGACCAGGACGAGGTCCTGCCGTCGTCGGCCATGTCGACCCTGATGAACACCCTGGACCGTCTCTGCGCCCCGCGCATGGCCGCTTAG
- a CDS encoding class I SAM-dependent methyltransferase — translation MTTTSPQTPAQPSYWNQAGGQAWVDLQGLMDGLNQPIADAVIEAGFPGKGGCVLDIGCGAGTTTLDMARRLGPAGASVGVDVSAPLLDAARAAAQAQGVANAQFLEGDAQTFDLGTAAYDAAISRFGVMFFADFDQAFANLRRALKPGGKLAFVCWRSPADNPLAGAPADAAAPYLPPMPQPDLNAPGRWAFADPERVRGILARTGWRDIEIAPLDVDTPIALPDLMTLSLRMGPLGARLQQADEATQAKVLAAMTDRLRACEVDGKVAMTAACWLVTARA, via the coding sequence ATGACCACCACCTCCCCCCAGACCCCCGCCCAGCCCAGCTACTGGAACCAGGCCGGCGGCCAGGCCTGGGTCGATCTCCAGGGGCTGATGGACGGCCTCAACCAGCCCATCGCCGACGCCGTGATCGAGGCCGGCTTCCCCGGAAAGGGCGGCTGCGTGCTGGACATCGGCTGCGGGGCCGGGACCACCACCCTCGACATGGCCAGGCGCCTGGGGCCCGCCGGCGCCAGCGTCGGCGTCGACGTCTCCGCCCCCCTGCTCGACGCCGCCCGCGCGGCGGCCCAGGCGCAAGGGGTCGCCAACGCCCAGTTCCTGGAGGGCGACGCCCAGACCTTTGACCTTGGAACCGCGGCCTACGATGCCGCCATCTCCCGTTTCGGCGTCATGTTCTTCGCCGATTTCGACCAAGCCTTCGCCAACCTGCGCCGCGCGCTCAAGCCCGGCGGCAAGCTCGCCTTCGTCTGCTGGCGCAGCCCCGCCGACAACCCCCTGGCCGGCGCCCCGGCCGACGCCGCCGCCCCCTACCTGCCGCCCATGCCCCAGCCCGACCTCAACGCGCCGGGCCGCTGGGCCTTCGCCGACCCCGAGCGCGTACGCGGCATCCTGGCGCGAACCGGCTGGCGCGACATCGAGATCGCCCCCCTCGACGTGGATACCCCCATCGCGCTGCCCGACCTGATGACGCTCAGTCTGCGCATGGGCCCCCTGGGCGCGCGGCTGCAACAGGCCGACGAGGCCACCCAGGCCAAGGTCCTGGCGGCGATGACCGACCGGCTGCGCGCCTGCGAGGTGGACGGCAAGGTGGCGATGACCGCCGCCTGCTGGCTAGTGACGGCGCGGGCCTGA
- a CDS encoding carbon-nitrogen hydrolase family protein: protein MSRRISPKLISMPRIAAAQTPEFREDVDAAFAYALEVIADAQAQGADLLVFPEGYPQGYLTQEGPARRQALNLAGPAFAAILARLPQPGPTVVLGLIEEDHGALFNTAAVIAHGRLLGRYRKTHLLAGETCFTPGPDTPAFEAAGLRFGINICYDTNFPEAAQAVAATGATLLVCPANNMMPRPTAEAWRDRHNPIRGERCRETGLWLISADVTGERDGRIAWGPTAVLNPQGQVVAQLPLDQPGLLVFDLPGQAA, encoded by the coding sequence ATGTCCCGCCGGATTTCACCGAAACTCATCTCCATGCCCCGCATCGCCGCCGCCCAGACCCCGGAGTTCCGTGAGGACGTCGACGCGGCGTTCGCCTACGCGCTCGAGGTCATCGCCGACGCGCAGGCCCAGGGCGCGGACCTGCTGGTCTTCCCGGAAGGCTACCCGCAGGGCTACCTGACCCAGGAAGGCCCCGCCCGCCGCCAAGCCCTGAACCTCGCCGGCCCCGCCTTCGCCGCGATCCTCGCCCGCCTGCCGCAGCCCGGCCCCACCGTCGTCCTCGGCCTCATCGAGGAAGACCACGGCGCCCTCTTCAACACCGCCGCCGTCATCGCCCACGGCCGGTTGCTCGGCCGCTACCGCAAGACCCACCTCCTGGCCGGCGAAACCTGCTTCACCCCCGGACCCGACACCCCCGCCTTCGAGGCCGCCGGCCTCCGCTTCGGGATCAACATCTGCTACGACACCAACTTCCCCGAAGCCGCCCAGGCCGTCGCCGCCACCGGCGCCACCCTGCTGGTCTGCCCCGCCAACAACATGATGCCCCGCCCCACCGCCGAAGCCTGGCGCGACCGCCACAACCCCATCCGCGGCGAGCGCTGCCGCGAGACCGGCCTCTGGCTGATCTCCGCCGACGTCACCGGCGAGCGCGATGGTCGTATCGCCTGGGGTCCCACGGCGGTCCTCAACCCCCAGGGCCAGGTGGTGGCCCAACTGCCGCTCGACCAGCCGGGGCTGTTGGTGTTCGACCTGCCGGGCCAGGCTGCATAA
- a CDS encoding NAD(P)H-dependent flavin oxidoreductase, translated as MIKTRITEMFGVETPLIMGGMTGVGYARLVAAVANAGALGFITAHHSNNKQELLEEIELCRSLTDKPFGVNLTLLPSLNKIPYDEYREAIIESGIKIVETAGRNPTDHLPAFKEAGVKVIHKCTSVRHAVTAVRHGVDIVSIDGFECAGHPGEDDVGLIVLLPATVDALGDVPVIASGGMADGRSLAAALMLGADGVNMGTRFMATQECAIHENVKKKIVENTERDTLLTNRTLRNTSRVARNAVSEEVVAIQQDSTKTIEDVRHLVAGVRGRTNVMGAGDTDGGIWTVGQSQGLIHDIPTCQELVANIMRQAEQVLSKNAQRVVVSA; from the coding sequence ATGATCAAGACCAGGATTACCGAGATGTTCGGCGTCGAGACGCCGCTGATCATGGGGGGCATGACCGGCGTCGGCTACGCCCGCCTGGTGGCCGCCGTCGCCAACGCCGGCGCGCTCGGCTTCATCACCGCCCACCATTCCAACAACAAGCAGGAGCTGCTCGAGGAAATCGAGCTGTGCCGCAGCCTGACCGACAAGCCGTTCGGGGTGAACCTCACCCTGCTGCCGTCGCTGAACAAGATTCCCTACGACGAGTACCGCGAGGCTATCATCGAGAGCGGCATCAAAATCGTCGAGACCGCCGGCCGCAATCCCACCGACCACCTGCCCGCCTTCAAGGAAGCCGGGGTGAAGGTGATCCACAAGTGCACCTCGGTCCGCCACGCGGTGACCGCCGTGCGCCATGGCGTGGATATCGTCTCCATCGACGGCTTTGAGTGCGCCGGTCACCCGGGCGAGGACGACGTCGGCCTGATCGTCCTGCTGCCGGCCACGGTGGACGCGCTGGGCGACGTGCCGGTGATCGCCTCGGGCGGCATGGCCGACGGCCGCAGCCTGGCCGCGGCCCTGATGCTGGGCGCCGACGGCGTCAACATGGGCACCCGCTTCATGGCCACACAGGAGTGCGCCATCCATGAGAACGTGAAGAAGAAGATCGTCGAGAACACCGAGCGCGACACCCTGCTGACCAACCGCACCCTGCGCAACACCAGCCGCGTGGCCCGCAACGCGGTGTCGGAAGAGGTCGTGGCGATCCAGCAGGATAGCACCAAGACCATCGAGGACGTGCGCCACCTGGTGGCCGGTGTCCGGGGACGCACCAACGTGATGGGCGCGGGCGACACCGACGGCGGCATCTGGACCGTCGGCCAGAGCCAGGGCCTGATCCACGACATCCCCACCTGCCAGGAACTGGTCGCCAACATCATGCGCCAGGCCGAACAGGTGCTGAGCAAGAACGCCCAGCGCGTGGTGGTGAGCGCTTAA
- a CDS encoding cell cycle protein kinase DivL, with product MSELDLILSAAAGAVLLAICATLWALAQRRQSDEKLDTLRLKIAGLEAGAEAAQASAEAFDSALLAVEDGHALLASGEESLAACISALGLADGDPQHVVAALMRADPDHARRLRALFERGEACAFEVQGPHGVVAVEGRAAGALAWLRLSAVVGEDAGLPTAPRFAAFLDARATPAWIAAADGSPVWVNAAWLAAVDAASLDDAAAKGLSFDKAADALAAEAANLGQKREALRWSSFAGRRRAFQITAQPLEGGGVGVWTEDVSELEELREALKRHVEAHDETLNHIADAVAIFSKTKRLIFHNTAFAALWGLEPAWLAERPTHSEILDRLRQRRRLPETADYTKWKAAELDRYEALDASPDDMWSIPDGRTLKVGRQVHPLGGIVLLFSDITGELRLKAQYNALIQVQQATLDKLNDAVAVFGADGRLRLHNEAFERFWNITPQQLDLAHDFEGVVELCIPRLHDMGFWRELKGRVADTDPAARAPISGEVKTSDSRIVVYQSRPLPDGATLIAFGDVTDARKLESALADRSAALAETERLKRDFVGNVSYELRTPLTTIIGYSELLERSGENLSERGRGHAAAVRSAATQLARSIDDVLDMAQIDADEMALDLEDVHVAQLLNDAAARRADEAAAAQVVVKAEYPDDIGVIRGDIKRLAQTLDHLTENAIRQTPPEGIVTISARRALGEIQLQVSDTGRGIPFHVQAHIFDRFVGRERGGPGLGLALVKSLVELHGGWVALESEPGAGATFTCHLPEEAQGAAGHPELGF from the coding sequence ATGAGCGAGCTGGACCTGATCCTGTCCGCCGCCGCCGGCGCCGTGCTGCTGGCCATCTGCGCCACCCTCTGGGCGCTGGCCCAACGCCGCCAGTCCGACGAGAAACTCGACACCCTGCGCCTCAAGATCGCGGGCCTGGAGGCCGGCGCCGAGGCGGCGCAAGCCTCGGCCGAGGCCTTCGATTCCGCCCTGCTGGCGGTCGAGGACGGCCACGCCCTGCTGGCCTCGGGGGAAGAAAGCCTGGCCGCCTGCATCTCCGCCCTGGGCCTGGCCGACGGCGATCCGCAGCACGTGGTCGCCGCCCTGATGCGCGCCGACCCCGACCATGCGCGGCGCCTGCGGGCCCTGTTCGAACGCGGCGAGGCCTGCGCCTTCGAGGTCCAGGGGCCGCATGGCGTCGTCGCCGTCGAGGGCCGGGCCGCCGGGGCGCTCGCCTGGCTGCGGCTGTCGGCCGTGGTGGGGGAGGACGCCGGCCTGCCCACCGCCCCGCGCTTCGCCGCCTTCCTGGACGCTCGCGCCACGCCCGCCTGGATCGCCGCCGCCGACGGCAGCCCGGTCTGGGTCAACGCCGCCTGGCTGGCCGCCGTCGACGCCGCCAGCCTGGACGACGCCGCCGCCAAGGGCCTGAGCTTCGACAAGGCCGCCGATGCGCTGGCCGCCGAGGCCGCCAACCTGGGCCAGAAGCGCGAGGCCCTGCGCTGGTCCTCCTTCGCGGGACGTCGGCGCGCCTTCCAGATCACCGCCCAGCCGCTGGAAGGCGGCGGCGTCGGGGTCTGGACCGAGGACGTCAGCGAACTGGAGGAACTGCGCGAGGCGCTGAAGCGCCACGTCGAGGCCCATGACGAGACGCTCAACCACATCGCCGACGCGGTCGCCATCTTCTCCAAGACCAAGCGGCTGATCTTCCACAACACCGCCTTCGCCGCCCTCTGGGGCCTGGAGCCCGCCTGGCTGGCCGAGCGCCCCACCCACTCCGAGATCCTCGACCGCCTGCGCCAGCGCCGCCGCCTGCCCGAGACCGCCGACTACACCAAGTGGAAGGCCGCCGAGCTCGACCGCTACGAGGCCCTCGACGCCAGCCCCGACGACATGTGGTCGATCCCCGACGGCCGCACGCTGAAGGTCGGCCGCCAGGTCCACCCCCTGGGCGGTATCGTCCTGCTGTTCTCCGACATCACCGGCGAGCTGCGGCTGAAGGCCCAGTACAACGCGCTCATCCAGGTGCAGCAGGCCACCCTGGACAAGCTCAACGACGCCGTGGCGGTGTTCGGCGCCGACGGCCGCCTGCGCCTGCACAACGAGGCCTTCGAGCGCTTCTGGAACATCACCCCCCAGCAGCTGGACCTGGCCCACGACTTCGAGGGCGTCGTCGAGCTCTGCATCCCGCGCCTGCATGACATGGGCTTCTGGCGCGAGCTGAAGGGCCGCGTCGCCGACACCGACCCCGCCGCCCGCGCCCCCATCTCCGGCGAGGTGAAGACCTCCGACAGCCGCATCGTCGTCTATCAGTCGCGCCCCCTGCCCGACGGCGCGACCCTGATCGCGTTTGGCGATGTCACCGACGCCCGCAAGCTGGAGAGCGCCCTGGCCGACCGGTCCGCCGCCCTGGCCGAGACCGAGCGGCTGAAGCGCGACTTCGTCGGCAATGTCTCCTATGAGCTGCGCACCCCGCTCACCACCATCATCGGCTATTCCGAACTGCTGGAGCGCTCGGGCGAGAACCTGTCGGAGCGCGGCCGCGGCCACGCCGCCGCCGTCCGCTCGGCCGCCACCCAGCTGGCCCGCTCCATCGACGACGTCCTCGACATGGCCCAGATCGACGCCGACGAGATGGCCCTGGACCTGGAGGACGTCCACGTCGCCCAGCTGCTCAATGACGCCGCCGCCCGCCGCGCCGACGAGGCCGCCGCCGCCCAGGTGGTGGTGAAGGCGGAGTATCCCGACGACATCGGCGTCATCCGCGGCGACATCAAGCGCCTGGCCCAGACCCTCGACCACCTTACCGAGAACGCCATCCGCCAGACCCCGCCCGAGGGGATCGTCACCATCTCCGCCCGCCGGGCCCTGGGCGAGATCCAGCTGCAGGTGTCCGACACCGGGCGCGGCATCCCCTTCCACGTCCAGGCGCACATCTTCGACCGCTTCGTGGGCCGCGAGCGGGGCGGCCCGGGCCTGGGCCTGGCCCTGGTGAAGTCCCTGGTGGAGCTGCACGGCGGCTGGGTGGCCCTGGAGAGCGAGCCCGGCGCCGGCGCTACCTTCACCTGCCACCTGCCCGAGGAAGCGCAGGGCGCGGCCGGTCATCCCGAGTTGGGCTTCTAA